In Candidatus Omnitrophota bacterium, the following are encoded in one genomic region:
- a CDS encoding addiction module protein, with protein sequence MSARLERIEQEALSLSKEEQVELIQRLTLRVHEWPVEIDSAWLEEIERRVANAKNQGAVGRSLEEISREIRGKYS encoded by the coding sequence ATGTCCGCTAGATTGGAGAGAATCGAGCAGGAAGCGCTAAGCCTATCCAAAGAAGAACAGGTGGAATTGATCCAACGGCTGACGTTGCGTGTACATGAATGGCCGGTGGAAATAGATTCCGCCTGGTTGGAAGAGATCGAAAGACGGGTTGCCAACGCCAAGAACCAGGGCGCCGTCGGGCGCAGCCTGGAAGAAATTTCGCGCGAAATCAGAGGAAAGTACTCTTGA
- a CDS encoding WD40 repeat domain-containing protein, translating into MNQSKSKSLFRIVFMLIYFSFMLSISIFCYAQNSIITLDTNQKFPLVGAMGQSLLGFGGPTDAAFSPDGNEFVISSYNSIVFWRIEKGIPILIYANPNINEKSLFMNVQYSSDGAFLNSVDFYSQIIQWNAKNKQQENVIYNGNPYYNFLAFSANGKKTALYDNLKSKIVFLNHETNMISTSVDKIMRIFNSVDFTSDSKQLIVSTGSNIQYIDTESGEIVKSFSFNDYYSSLSISLDKNYALAANQTKSQFEFIDMNSQDTLLSLSFTQDYKGQMITAIAPNNRFALMGSKGSVMTNMPSTPLTLWDLETGNEVLTFSDSLYIDKIVFSPDSQHFLTLSSTGSAKMWSVEKDTALFEIPGYCSVFEDGVFSPDGKMAATCTGGVFSNDPTVRLWDCKTGLPLAVYRSHTDAVVAVDYSSDGQMIATASKDQTVKIWLVETGEVLQTLAANLGNANDVAFSPDSRFLASAHDDKTVIVWNVNSGDIVFKLSGHQNKVNCLDYSMDGNFIVSGGNDSLAILWNAKNGEKINTIACNSQIMSIALSQDSYYILYGAPGTNAFLLSRETGATLDILNYQSGGVFGVKFSHNNLLIATGSGDSSAHLINLSTKKEIKKLPHMGTCFFVDFSPDDQRLLTREGIWDIKDFQPNKIKDCIQMN; encoded by the coding sequence ATGAATCAATCCAAATCAAAATCACTATTTCGAATCGTTTTTATGCTTATTTATTTTTCCTTTATGCTCTCTATCTCTATATTTTGCTACGCCCAAAATTCAATTATTACTCTGGATACGAACCAGAAATTCCCTCTTGTTGGCGCAATGGGGCAATCTTTACTTGGTTTTGGAGGTCCAACCGACGCGGCTTTTTCCCCTGATGGGAACGAATTTGTCATCTCTAGCTATAACAGCATCGTCTTTTGGAGAATAGAAAAAGGCATTCCCATCCTCATTTACGCCAATCCCAATATAAACGAGAAATCACTTTTTATGAATGTCCAATATTCTTCAGATGGGGCTTTTCTGAATTCTGTTGATTTTTACTCTCAAATTATTCAATGGAACGCCAAGAACAAACAACAAGAAAATGTTATCTATAATGGCAATCCCTACTATAATTTTCTTGCATTTTCTGCAAATGGAAAAAAAACAGCTCTTTATGACAACTTAAAATCGAAAATTGTATTTCTGAATCATGAGACAAATATGATATCTACATCTGTTGATAAGATAATGCGGATATTCAATTCGGTCGATTTTACTAGCGATAGCAAGCAATTAATTGTAAGTACCGGTTCAAATATTCAATATATTGATACTGAATCGGGAGAAATTGTTAAAAGTTTTTCTTTCAATGATTATTATTCTTCTCTATCTATTTCACTCGATAAAAATTATGCGCTCGCCGCAAATCAAACTAAAAGTCAATTCGAGTTTATCGATATGAATTCTCAAGATACCCTATTATCATTATCGTTTACTCAAGATTATAAAGGACAAATGATTACAGCCATAGCTCCAAATAATCGATTCGCCCTAATGGGAAGCAAAGGCAGCGTAATGACAAACATGCCATCGACTCCTTTAACATTATGGGATTTAGAAACCGGTAATGAAGTGTTGACTTTTTCGGATAGTCTTTATATTGACAAAATTGTTTTTTCGCCCGATAGTCAGCATTTTTTAACCCTATCTTCAACTGGATCCGCGAAGATGTGGAGCGTGGAGAAAGATACTGCTCTTTTTGAGATTCCAGGATATTGCTCCGTCTTTGAGGATGGCGTTTTCAGTCCTGACGGGAAGATGGCGGCAACATGCACCGGAGGAGTATTCAGTAACGATCCAACAGTCCGTTTGTGGGATTGCAAAACGGGTTTGCCTTTGGCTGTTTATCGCAGCCATACCGATGCTGTTGTCGCTGTCGATTACTCATCCGATGGCCAAATGATTGCCACGGCAAGCAAAGATCAAACGGTGAAAATCTGGTTGGTAGAAACTGGAGAAGTTCTCCAAACCTTGGCAGCCAATTTAGGAAATGCCAACGATGTCGCCTTCTCGCCCGATTCGCGTTTTCTTGCCTCTGCGCATGATGATAAAACCGTCATAGTATGGAACGTCAATTCTGGAGATATCGTTTTTAAATTATCAGGACATCAAAACAAGGTGAATTGTCTCGATTATTCGATGGATGGCAATTTTATTGTTAGCGGAGGAAACGACTCATTAGCCATTTTATGGAATGCAAAGAATGGAGAAAAAATAAATACAATTGCATGTAACAGCCAGATCATGAGTATCGCCCTATCTCAAGATAGTTATTATATTCTTTACGGCGCTCCTGGAACAAATGCGTTTCTTCTATCCCGCGAAACTGGCGCAACGCTGGATATTCTTAATTATCAAAGCGGCGGCGTTTTTGGCGTAAAATTCTCTCACAACAATTTACTTATTGCAACAGGCAGCGGCGATAGCAGCGCCCATCTTATCAATCTCTCTACCAAGAAAGAGATTAAAAAATTACCTCACATGGGAACATGTTTCTTTGTCGATTTTTCTCCAGACGATCAAAGGTTACTTACTCGAGAAGGAATTTGGGATATCAAAGATTTCCAGCCCAACAAGATCAAAGACTGTATTCAGATGAACTAA
- a CDS encoding DUF4838 domain-containing protein has product MPIQAAENPQDKKPFFLTRGIVLTPEDFTWREWPQAAKKANLTTIGIHHQNSPAKIIQFIRSELGREILEQCQQLSLEVEYELHAMKELLPRDLFGANPEWFRMDEKGNRNPDSNLCVSSKAALGIAAENAAKIGAILRPTTHRYFYWGDDGQPWCHCPQCREFSDSDQALILENHILKALRSNDPKAKLAHLAYANSLIPPKKVKPEPGVFLEYAPINRRYDIPFESPGDKVQKENLDALDANLEFFGAENAQALEYWLDVSLFSKWKRPAVKLPFHPEVFESDIKTYYKRGIRNVASFAVYIDSEYVSKHGIPPLDEYGKRLLLSD; this is encoded by the coding sequence ATGCCGATTCAAGCTGCGGAAAATCCGCAAGATAAAAAGCCCTTTTTCTTAACGCGCGGCATCGTATTGACTCCCGAAGATTTTACCTGGCGGGAGTGGCCGCAGGCGGCCAAAAAAGCGAATTTGACGACGATCGGAATTCACCATCAAAATTCGCCGGCGAAGATTATTCAATTCATTCGATCGGAATTGGGACGAGAAATTTTGGAACAATGCCAGCAGCTCTCGCTTGAAGTCGAATACGAACTCCACGCCATGAAAGAACTGCTGCCCCGTGATCTGTTCGGCGCGAATCCTGAATGGTTCCGCATGGATGAAAAAGGAAATCGCAATCCCGATTCCAATCTCTGCGTCTCCTCGAAAGCGGCGCTCGGCATAGCGGCGGAAAACGCCGCGAAAATCGGAGCAATCCTGCGGCCAACTACGCATCGTTATTTCTATTGGGGCGATGACGGACAGCCGTGGTGCCATTGCCCCCAATGCCGGGAATTCAGCGATAGCGATCAGGCGTTGATCTTAGAAAACCATATCCTAAAAGCACTGCGATCCAACGATCCGAAGGCCAAACTCGCTCATCTGGCCTATGCCAATTCCTTAATCCCTCCCAAAAAAGTCAAACCGGAACCGGGCGTTTTTTTGGAATACGCTCCTATTAACCGCCGTTACGATATCCCCTTCGAGTCACCCGGCGATAAAGTCCAAAAAGAAAACCTGGATGCGCTGGACGCCAATCTGGAATTTTTCGGAGCGGAGAATGCGCAGGCATTGGAATACTGGCTGGATGTCTCTCTCTTTTCCAAGTGGAAGCGTCCGGCGGTAAAATTACCCTTTCATCCAGAGGTTTTTGAATCCGATATCAAGACCTATTACAAGCGCGGAATCCGCAACGTTGCATCGTTTGCCGTTTATATCGACTCGGAGTACGTAAGCAAGCACGGCATTCCGCCGTTAGATGAATATGGAAAACGCTTATTGCTCTCGGATTGA
- a CDS encoding S9 family peptidase, translated as MKSILRKLAAIALLVIISLPARALDSIEENEQKDISFEWIYKKKELGIKPFNPDLPRSLKWSEQGHLLGYLISSVTEAPHLAIYDPAKDATAFLITPFALYNALEELKNKSDGASIAPSAAFQRIPEDATAIAKIDGFDWLKDRSAVRLNVDGKRYEWELKKNLLRKEDAKKELPAGEKNDVEYSPNQRYAAYTRANDIYVYDAQQGKEIRLTQDGSDSILNGRMTWVYWEELHYRRSWRAFYWSPNNDCLAYLQFDEKGVTNYPVVDFGPAAPAVRNMFYPKAGTKNPDVRLGVVSLSTRETRWIDLGEPYEYISDVAWHPSGDWIAVQVLNRAQNQLRLLSADPLTATSRKILEENDDAWVDVQGGPFFLEKKDEFLWLSERSGFRHLYLYSNDGRKVKQLTHGDWEVNPSLWKVSFDIDEKENRIYFNANQASPLEKQYYSVSLSGGPIRRLTREEGTHNIDFSADRKYAVDRWNNISVPDRIQVINDGGRIVRMLGETTAEDYAPYRMKSKELLTLDGPDGLTFYASFLKPFDFDPQKKYPVILYVYGGPAGQVVGNSFTSAQDMAMVNRGFLLFSFDTRGTPGRGRAWVNAIRKNKCDIPLKDLSFAAEYLKSLPYVKPDGIGVWGWSNGGYMTCCAMLKTPGAFQAGAAVAPLLDWKLYDTVYAERYMGLPSENPDGYKESAPVNFAKGLKGQLLLAHGVSDDNVHIQNIYHLVDALIEAEKDYELYIYPQRDHGIGGDDRRYHLFSRIMEFFEKNLKVE; from the coding sequence GTGAAAAGCATACTGCGCAAACTAGCCGCAATCGCGCTGCTGGTTATTATCAGCCTCCCAGCGCGGGCATTGGATTCAATTGAAGAGAACGAACAGAAGGATATTTCTTTCGAATGGATATACAAGAAAAAGGAACTGGGCATCAAGCCGTTCAATCCCGATTTGCCCCGCAGTCTGAAATGGTCCGAACAAGGGCATTTACTCGGCTATCTTATATCTTCCGTAACGGAAGCCCCGCATCTTGCTATATACGATCCCGCCAAGGACGCAACGGCTTTTTTGATAACGCCCTTCGCTTTGTATAACGCCTTGGAGGAATTGAAAAACAAGTCGGACGGCGCATCCATCGCGCCGTCCGCCGCCTTCCAACGCATACCAGAAGACGCCACCGCCATCGCGAAAATAGACGGTTTCGATTGGTTGAAGGATCGTTCCGCCGTCCGGTTGAACGTGGATGGGAAGCGGTACGAATGGGAGTTGAAGAAGAATCTGCTGCGCAAAGAAGACGCCAAAAAAGAGTTGCCCGCAGGCGAGAAGAACGATGTGGAATATTCCCCCAACCAACGTTACGCCGCCTATACCCGCGCCAACGATATTTACGTTTACGACGCGCAGCAGGGAAAAGAAATCCGTTTGACGCAGGATGGAAGCGATTCGATTCTCAACGGGCGCATGACCTGGGTTTATTGGGAAGAACTGCATTACCGCCGCAGCTGGCGGGCGTTTTACTGGTCTCCCAATAACGATTGCCTCGCCTATTTGCAGTTCGACGAAAAGGGCGTTACGAATTATCCCGTCGTCGATTTCGGCCCCGCCGCGCCCGCCGTGCGCAATATGTTTTATCCCAAAGCGGGGACGAAAAATCCTGACGTGCGGCTGGGCGTTGTTTCACTATCCACCCGCGAAACGCGCTGGATCGATTTGGGCGAACCTTACGAGTATATTTCCGACGTCGCCTGGCATCCCAGCGGCGATTGGATCGCCGTGCAAGTTCTCAATCGCGCCCAAAACCAACTACGGCTGCTTTCCGCCGATCCCTTGACGGCAACCAGCCGCAAGATTTTGGAAGAAAACGACGACGCTTGGGTGGACGTTCAAGGCGGGCCTTTTTTCCTGGAGAAGAAAGACGAATTTCTTTGGCTTTCCGAACGCAGCGGCTTCCGCCATCTCTATCTCTATTCCAACGACGGACGCAAAGTAAAGCAACTCACGCATGGTGATTGGGAAGTCAATCCCAGCTTATGGAAGGTATCTTTCGACATCGACGAAAAAGAAAACCGCATCTATTTCAACGCCAACCAAGCCTCGCCTCTCGAAAAGCAGTATTATTCCGTCTCCCTGTCCGGCGGGCCGATTCGACGCTTGACCCGCGAGGAGGGGACGCACAACATCGATTTTTCCGCCGATAGAAAATACGCCGTAGATCGCTGGAACAACATTTCCGTCCCCGACCGCATCCAAGTCATCAACGATGGGGGGAGAATAGTGCGAATGCTGGGAGAAACTACGGCGGAGGATTACGCTCCCTATCGCATGAAAAGTAAAGAATTGCTGACGCTGGACGGACCGGACGGCTTGACGTTCTATGCCAGTTTCCTAAAGCCGTTCGATTTCGATCCGCAGAAAAAATATCCCGTCATCCTTTACGTTTACGGCGGACCCGCCGGGCAGGTGGTCGGTAATAGCTTCACCAGCGCCCAGGATATGGCGATGGTCAATCGCGGATTTTTGCTCTTCTCCTTCGACACGCGGGGAACGCCGGGACGCGGGCGGGCATGGGTCAACGCCATCCGCAAAAACAAATGCGATATTCCTTTGAAGGATTTGTCCTTCGCCGCCGAATATCTGAAATCCTTGCCTTACGTGAAGCCGGACGGCATCGGCGTTTGGGGCTGGAGCAATGGCGGGTATATGACCTGCTGCGCCATGCTGAAAACGCCGGGAGCCTTCCAGGCAGGCGCGGCAGTGGCCCCGCTGCTGGATTGGAAACTCTACGATACCGTCTATGCGGAAAGATACATGGGACTCCCTAGCGAAAATCCTGACGGTTATAAGGAAAGCGCCCCCGTCAACTTCGCCAAAGGTCTTAAGGGACAATTATTGCTAGCGCATGGCGTCAGCGACGACAACGTTCATATCCAAAATATCTATCACCTTGTCGACGCGTTGATTGAAGCGGAGAAGGATTACGAGCTCTACATCTATCCCCAGCGCGATCACGGCATCGGCGGCGACGACCGGCGCTATCACTTATTCTCGCGGATCATGGAATTTTTTGAGAAAAATCTTAAAGTGGAATAA
- a CDS encoding type II toxin-antitoxin system RelE/ParE family toxin: MKPVIFSAEAEEEWHRSVDYYERQKTGLGLEFEEAVRFAALTIAQNPQRWPNIGSAQRYLLTRFPFSLFYLDFPNCVFVIAVAHMSREPFYWKNRTK, from the coding sequence TTGAAACCCGTCATTTTCAGCGCCGAAGCCGAGGAAGAATGGCATCGCTCCGTCGATTATTATGAGCGGCAAAAGACTGGTCTTGGATTGGAGTTCGAAGAGGCTGTTCGTTTCGCCGCTCTTACGATTGCCCAAAATCCCCAACGTTGGCCCAATATCGGCTCAGCTCAAAGATATCTGTTGACTCGATTTCCTTTTTCTCTTTTCTATCTCGATTTTCCGAATTGCGTTTTTGTGATTGCGGTGGCGCACATGAGCAGGGAGCCGTTTTATTGGAAAAACCGAACGAAATAA